ACTCACCATGAGACTAACCTTTGGCTTCGTGCCGTGGATCGTCGATCCTGCCAGGAGATAGCAAGGACCGAGAGAGGATACCACAGGGACACGTGAAGAAGATAGAAGATCACCAAGACCGCCCCACGTCGGAGTCGAGAGCGCTACGTGACAGGACAAGGTATGCCCAAAGTTGCTGGCTAGCTACATCAGAACTGGGGCTCCATGATGTCACCCTCAAGAGGGTCATGGCGCCAAGCGCCACTGTCGTCGAGAAAAAAGGACTCGGCACCGCCGCCAGCGGCACGATCATGTTGCATCCACTAGACTTCATCTATGAAATGAGCTGCCTCTTGTTCATAGTTTCCTTTTTCTATGTTGAGGTTGAGACAACACTTCTTCCACTGCCACCATCTACCTGCAGCCGCTGATAGTGCAGTCTTAAGTGAAGGTCCGATATTGCACATAACTATTTTAGATATAAAATTTTGATGAACTTCTCCAACAACTAAACGCTTTAAATATTAAGAGTTGATATATCACATCCAAGAGCCAGTTAAAAACACAAAACCATTCCGGAGACAGTACATCCTCTTTATTAGTGCAAAAAACTAGCAAAACCATAGAGCAGATGCATCCATAGTTGTCGAACGATCACAAAGTGAAGTCGAGACTGGAAACGGAAATGAAAACGAACGAATCACAAAGTGCTACCGAATGTTGGAACCCAATCCGCCAAATTCATCTCATAGCCTATATTCTCGTTCATGCACGGGATCTCATGATCCCAGAACCACCTCACAATCTTCATGGACCGGAGGTTGAGCCAGAAAAAACCCCAGCATGAATTGATGAGCACGGTGCCGCTTCTCTCAGCAAACCACAGTACGTTAAGCTGGACTCCCCTCGGTGGTGGCCTGCTCGCGTTTGCTTTGTCAAGGAACTGCAGGAGTGCCTTCATCTCGATCACCACATGTGGTCGTTGTTACCACTTGGACGTTTGATTCGACTGCACCCAAGCCAATATCTTATCGTCACATGCAATGAGCACAATCCGGCTCCCACCCGCCGCCGACATGGCCAATAGTTGGTGTCGTGACCCACCATGAGGGAAGCTATCGGGGAGCAGCATCGCCGTCACGTGTGCCGCTTTGACATGGAGCTTCATGACATATGCCCCGGTGTTGGTCACGCACAACCAGTACATAGCACCACCGACGACCAGGGCCCTGCCAAGGCCTCGTAGCAAGTGATTGCCTTGCAGGTTATAAGGCCGGATCATGGTGTAGTGACCCCGCATGCCATGCTTCGACGAGAAAGTCTGGAGCTGTAGGTAGCGGCGGTGCTGTGACACCTCTAGGTTGACCATGACATCAGCTATACCACTCTATCCAAAAGCCTAACTGCCCCCGCGTCGTCCGGTCGGGCGACATGGGTGGTGGCGACCGAGATCCGATTTTTCTGCCTCCCTCTCCGACGTCTCTCTCCTCGCCGCTGCCGGACGCCGCCGCTGGGCAATGCCCAAGCAGCCGACGGTAGCGGCGGGCCTCGGGTGGTTCGATCTTTGGCGATTCAATCAAGCTGCGGAGGCAACTCGAAGCGAGTGGCGACAAGGAGCACGGCGGCCCCGTGACGATCTATGAGCGGCGGTCGCAACGCGTGCTGCTCGGCAGCGGCCGTGGAGGCAGATGTGCGGACTGCTTGGCAACGGCTGTAGCTGCAGCGCCCATAGCAGCGGCTACAACAAGGCACATCGGTGGCAGCGACGCTCTttttcagcagcggcgacggcggtgAAGCGTGCTCTAGAGGCAGAACGCTACCGCAGTTTTGAGAGCCTCGTCTGCGGCCTAGTGGCAGCAACCGTGCCACCTTGGCCTGGATCCTTCTCATGCAGAAGACATGGTTATTGGTAGCTGGTTGTGGTGGCACCAGCCGGCCATTTGAGTTGCGGATGGCGGTGGTCACCCAAGGATTTTTGTGAGGATTTCCCTCTTCAGATCCTGTGGCTGCGGCTCAGACCTGCAAGGTTGTGAGATGCATCTAAAAGGCTTCTTTACGAGTTTTGGCGGCTCTCACTCGCCAGTCTACCTTCAGTGCTGCTATGGATGACAGCTTGACGCAGAGGGTATGGCGGTGCTGTGACGGCGGTGGGATTTCTATCTCACCACATGTAACTGCTAGGATTGCGGAAAAATGGTGGCGACAATACAAGATTGACTTCGATTTGATGGTGCTTCTCGAGTACCCagtctcgagctccggggtgaaaaaCCTAGGTCAGACCCCTGTTGGTTATACCTAACAATGGTGATGTATTTGCgtcattaccttgttgaaggcattgctcggatatgctcggactagttcttcagggtgaaaacctagaatcTCATATTGGATTTAGCGTTCCCCTTCatgtaggcgttgttgttgaagaAATTTCTCGTTGTCCTTGTGGCGTCaagagatggttggtgcggatatggttgtTGTCGTAATTTGTCGATCGCTGTTTTGATTACTccggtttttcttttttctcgCGCAAGCATAGCTTAGGTCTTGTGTGACTTTGCTATTTGCTCGCGTGTTTATTTGAGCGTgagttggtgttggctgtgtgcatcctagttatgcagaggccggatgtGAACTCATTGTaattgtatcctcttgatgctttattttgagtcaataaaatccgtCTTTTATCAgaaaaaaaaacatgaacactTGGAAATGCCAGCCAACGGCGGTGGCACCCTCATCATAGTCACCGAAAACAAGCAGGACATAACTTGTCTCTTTTGCCGCCACACTCCTCGCAGTCACAGGGAACGCTGGTTCGGTGGGCAGAGTCTGGCTCCTGCCTGTGGCCTGGTCACACACGCGGAGCTCTCCGTCAACGCGGAAGAGGACAAGGCCATCGCACGAACCAAGGGGGATGCCGCTGATGATGGTGGCGTCAGCAGCGGTCGTATCCACAAGGAACAACTCCTTCTTGCGCTCACGCCAGTCACGGAACTAATGCCCGCGGATCAGGTGGCCGCGCAGGAGGGGGAGCACGAAGCGGTCGCCGtgccggaggcggaggcggccaccGAGGCTGATGTATTCCTTGACGCGGCAACGCATGTCGACACACGTCGCGGCGCAGCGCAGCGCACAAGGGTGACCGGGTCGCTGCGCGCCGCGATGTCCACCAGCACGTCCAACGGCAGTGAGGCTGTCGTCTGCTGCCGCCCTCTTGCAGGTTGCGTCCGTGATCTGGCGGCCGCCAGCCATTGTCGAGGGACGAGAATAGGTGGCAAAAAGTTCCGACCCGTCCCGATCGAGGTTGTAAATTTTGCCTACGATACGAGATCACCAGAAGTAAATATAGCCCTCTCGTTCCGTCTTATTCTGGAAATCGCAAGAAAATAAACTTCGATTTGTTTTCCAGTCCGACTCTAGACTAGTCCTGATTACGATCCTACATGGCATCCTAGGAATATCATTCCAGACTTTTTCTAGAATAATACTGTATAATTCTGGATTCTTTTCCGTAAGCACAATTCAAATTTGCCGTTATGTGAACCATATTTTCTTCATTCTGGTAAATTATTAAAGGAAAACACTATCCATCAGCCAGATGATGTGCACGTGGCCTTTGCGGGCCGCGTAGCCATCAGATCAATCCTGGTCGAAGGCTCATGCTGGTCACAAAAGTTTTCGGCAATTCTTTGCGGCAATTCTTTTATTAACAAAGGTCTTCTTTTTTAAGGATCAGATCTGTTATAAAGATTCACTGGAACTACAAAGCACCACAAACATAATATGTCTCGTTTCAGAAAGTTTCTGCAACCAAGGACTCTTGTTTTCATAAATAAAAAAAATGGTTCAATGGTGAAGATCTTTTCTTCCACGACAGGGGTCTTGTTTCAGAAACATAGCCCCGGTTGCAAAAAGTGCCGGAGGAGTGCCCAACGTTAGTGCTTGAGAGGCCAAGCATTCCAACATGACGCATGTTTCGGAAACATAGCACCGGTTACAGAAATCACTGAAGGGGTGCCCAGCGTGAGAGCTCGTTGTCGTCGTGCTGGAGTAGAGGCAGCTGATCGGGGTGCAGGGTCGGAGGAGGCACGGCAACTCCAGTGGTCGACGGCACTCCGTGGCCAAGGCGCTCACGCCATGGTGGGGCGTCGGCGTTCTCTAAcaccgggcgctcctccgacactTTCTGTAACCAGGGTTATGCTTCTGAAACAAGAGTCCTGTTGCAGAAAAAAAATTCACAGTCGAACCAAAATTTTCTTTCTGAAACAAGACCTCTATTGCAGAAATTTTTTGAAACCAGATCATGTTGCTGAAAAAGACCTCCCAACCAATCAAGACTGTTAAGTTGATATAGGCCCACTAGTCAGCATATCCCCTCTCTCTCCATCCCTTCTCTGGCAGTCTGCCGAGCAGCTTGCGAGCTCGTCGGAGAGCCTGCTGCCGGCAGCGTTGCTCAGCCCGCGGCCAACGCCCCCTTGTGCATTGTCCGCCCCTGCCGCCGGCGTGAGCACGCCCTTGAGCGCCGCCCCTGCCCTTCTCCCCCAAGCGGCCAAGCCATTTCCACATCTCGAGCTCTTCTTCTCCGGCTCCGGCCGTGAGCTCCCGCCTCGCAGATGAGCTCAATTGGGCCGCCATAGTGAGCTCCACTTCAAATTATTCCCGTCTCTGACATCATCTCACTCCCCTCGAGCTAACACCACGTCAATTTTAGGCCAAAGCCTCCCCCGCGAGCTCCTTTTTGCATCTGTCGTCCTACGTAGGCCAAGCTGGGCTGCTCGAACTGGGCCTGATATGCATGAGCACCGATGGAGACAAGCGATTTTGTCTACGTCTGCTTGATTTTTATCAACTATTTAATCAATCAGGGCTGCTCATGCGCGTGTATACATACTTAAATTCCCACCTGCGGCAGCAAATGCGCAAATGCACAAAACGTACGTTCCCAGCCGATGGTGAatgagatcgagttgattaattagggaatgcaacagacaCGCCGTGTGAAGATTGCGGAGATCAAAATACGTctaaatacatttagatacatccatttttacgacaagtaattccgaacggaaggGGTACATGTAACTGGATCAGGTGCTCCACTTGCGATTGCGGCATCTATGTATGTTAATATTCTGTGCGACAATGTGCAGCCATATCAAATTCTAATGTTATGTTAATCTTTTAGTTTTTTTAGAACACGGTATAGTCGAAGACGCTCACGTATACTCGTCCCTATAAACGCACACACACTCTATCCCTATGAGCACATTTGagactgagccggcacatcatcttgagattgacgaaacCGTCACATACGCCTTTGCAGTCGATGAGAACTTCTCCCACTGAGCGCACATCTCCGTTGAAAGGATGGCCTCTCCCAGCTGCGGCCCATCGTTAGTCTCGCGCTCGggctgcaggaccgagctcgtctcgcgcctggCTGTAGGACAACACTCGTCTCGCGCCCAGCAGCAGGACCACGcgcgtctcgcgcccggcagcaggaccacgCTCGTCTCACGCTTGGCAGCAGGGTCGAGCTTGTCTTGCGCCCGGCAGCAAGACCATGCTCGCCTCGCACCCGGTGCTGTAGAACGAATCAATGGGGGCTTTTTTGCTCTGGGATCCGATCATCTCTTCGGTTGGGGTAGTGGCGGGTATCGGGTGAGGCGGTATCTAGgccttggatgccggggcggcggccatggtggtggTAGCACGATGCTCATGGGCGGAGCCCGTCGCTCGGTGTTGCCCGATGGCCATGGTTGCATGGGCGGTGTGGTTGTCGGGgagtggcgttcggtggcggtgaatgttggccggggtgaaaacctgctctatcctcggacggaccggcggcagcgttgctcgttcccttcttgaaggcgttgtcgcggctctcattgcctgtCGTgtggctccaggggaaactctgatcctcggattGGACGGTGTCGGCACTCCAGTGTCGTAACCTTCCTGAAGGCACCGTCTTGAAGTCCACGGTTCGTCATACATGGCTTCATATCTTCGCGGTGGCGTGTTCACTGTTGGAGCCCCCAGAttgctcttgtagtgctaggggtCATGTTgatgcgctcagcgcctatgtatcctgtcTTGGGCGTGCGTCTTGTGTGTGAAGTGCGTTTGTACCGGATTGTCGTtgatcattgctttatatataaagcggggcgaaagcctttttcggtaaagtttgaaataaatccagaaaaatgcgagcaGAAATGTCAATGTAGGACTTGAACTAGGGATACCACTGTCCCCAATCTAGAGACACGATATTTCTACCTACAACAAAAGAAAGAGGGAAAATACACATTAGTTATGATAGTTACGTCAGCAGCACCCAAATTGCTTTGCCCAGCAGCCCTTTGTCATTGCATGGGAATATATTTCTTGCTCATTTATTTATTTCTTGTCATTCTCATGAGAGAATACGTTTTTAAATTGCTTTTCACAGAATAATATTACCACGAACAAAGTCTTAATAACTTTGTTGTCTCTATCAACCAAAGAGCAAAATCGCAAAATTGCAAATCATACGCTCTCTGCTCATTTACTGAATCATATTTGGTAATTTGGACAGGAGAGAAAAGTAGCAGCATATATACAGCTAGCTCCATTCAGTAGGAAAatgacaagaaaataaataaataaatattattATGTGTTCCACTACCACAATTTGAGAACACAATCTGTCCATATAGTACATTAGAGGAAAAATGTACTTGGACCGTGATGGCTAGTTAGCTACGTCAGCCGCACCAGAATTGCATAGCTCAGCCCCAACTTGCCAGCACAAGCACAATATGCTAATTAGCTATGGTACAATATGTTTCttattcattttttatttataaaaaAAGAATATGTTCTTATTGTTCTTGGAGAAGAAATATAACGGTACATAAAGTATTTATTACTTTGCTGTCTTTGCCAAGAAATCATAGGCAAATTAAGATCGCCGAGAATTTTTCGATGAAATGCCAACGAAATTGCAAGGCATCGGTACCAGGAAAAGAGAATGTCCAAAATAACAAAGTTCTTGAGAAGGAAGAAGTACCATTCGACCCGTGATCGCATATAATTTTCCCATATGCAGCTACCGAAGAGCATTGGCAGCTGCATGCTAAATGAGCTCTCTGCTCATTTACTAAATCCCACTATTTCAGTAGCATGGACATATGTCAACAGTACCAGCTAGGAACAACCTTATatataacatactccctccgtcccaaaatataagaacgtttttgacactagtgtagtgttaaaagcgttcttatattttgggacggagggagtatgtagctAGCTGCATCCAGCAGTCAAGTAAAATGGGAAGAAAAACTACATATTATGTGTTGCATTGCGATGACCGAATCCAATGGTGTATAATCTCTAGAGTTTCACGGCTTGTCGTCAGCTTGTTCGCCGACTTGCTTGTTAGTGGTAGTAGCTGCTTCATCCCTCTTCTTTCCCCACAGCACAAGATAGAGCCCCAGTATCATCAGTACAGATCCTAGCACGCTGTACATGCACGCCCATGATTAACAAGCAGAGATAAATTTTGTCATTACAATTTGATTGCTGAAACCATTAACTTAGTTTATCTCCAGCCAACAATAACAATTCAGTTGGCAGCGATGACAATGATCATCGCAAAAGGACAGGGAGGCATGAAACTGAGAAGAACTACATATGTATTACCTTCCAAGGTAGATTTGTTCATGGAGgaagaagaaatcgatgatggctaCCATGATCTGCATCATGGGGATGAAGGCTGCGGTGAAGACCGGGCCCTTCTTCTCGACGCACCACGTCATTATCAGGTACCCGGCTCCAGATCCGACTATCCCCTGCACATGTAATTTCATTGCAAGATTAAGCAGTTGGGTACTTACCTACTAGTCTACTACTATTATTTCACATCTATTTTTGGTTTCAGTTGTTCAAGTTGGTCAAGTAGCTGGCGTGTATTGATTGCATAGACTAGTGTTAGCTGCAAGCTAAAGCAATGGCTTTTATAAGTACTTGCCCCTTTTGGAGaagttcctttttttcttctccttgCGAAGGTGGTACAAGTCAAGATGATGGTGATGTTTAACTTACTGCATACAAGACGGTAACGATCTCCAGCTTGCTGGTCAGCATCCACGACGACACGTGTCTCTCCATCGCCAACGTCACCGCCCCGCCCTGCAGCGTGCTGATGAAGAACATGATGGCGGTGCTTGAATAGATGGCTGGGTACTTCTTGGTCAGCTTTGTCTGCAGCAGCAGCCAGAAGGAGAAGCACAGGCAGTTGAACAGCAACGCCATGGTTCCCAGCATCCAGCTCCTGTTGCCACTGCTGTCAGAGGGTGCTGCATGGTGAGAAGCAGCTGGGCTAGGTGCAGCGGCGGCCTGGTGCGTCAGCGGCACTCCCTTGTAGAGACTCAGCAGCAGCAAGCCGGCCAGCGACGTGAGTGTTCCGGTGATCTTTGCGGCTCCCGCCATGCTCTTCAACTTCAGCGGTTCCATCCTCATCACGACGGCGATGAGGAAGGTGAGCACAGGGGAGAGGTTGATGAAGGTTATGGCGAAGGTGGCGGTGGTGTACTGCAGGCCGTAGAAGAAGGTGTACTGCGAGAGCGCCGCGCCAAACACGGCGCTGAAGAAGAGGTACGCCAGGATCTCCAATGTGAGCTTGGGCCTCGTGCTCCTGCATGCAGGAATGCCACGGCGCTATGCAGTTTCAGTCTCACCCGGGGAATGAACGCAGATTGTATGTATGTACAAGGAAGGATGCATGTGTTTGCATACCG
Above is a window of Triticum aestivum cultivar Chinese Spring chromosome 6B, IWGSC CS RefSeq v2.1, whole genome shotgun sequence DNA encoding:
- the LOC123135395 gene encoding WAT1-related protein At3g30340, whose amino-acid sequence is MLYEWKPVMGMLAFDLISAVMTALVKKALEQGLNRLVLVTLRQLVATIFLAPIAFFKERSTRPKLTLEILAYLFFSAVFGAALSQYTFFYGLQYTTATFAITFINLSPVLTFLIAVVMRMEPLKLKSMAGAAKITGTLTSLAGLLLLSLYKGVPLTHQAAAAPSPAASHHAAPSDSSGNRSWMLGTMALLFNCLCFSFWLLLQTKLTKKYPAIYSSTAIMFFISTLQGGAVTLAMERHVSSWMLTSKLEIVTVLYAGIVGSGAGYLIMTWCVEKKGPVFTAAFIPMMQIMVAIIDFFFLHEQIYLGSVLGSVLMILGLYLVLWGKKRDEAATTTNKQVGEQADDKP